The Aeoliella mucimassa genome includes the window GCCTCAGCGCAGAAGCAGACGCACAAACGGCGCAGAAACCAACGCAGCACCTGCACGCATCCTCTCGCACTGAGACTCCAGAAACGACGCAAGCCCAGGCAGGACCTGGGCTTATGCGTGAAGTTGCGAAGCGGTGCGTTTCAGTACCGATCGTTGAAGTGGCGGGGGCCGGATTCGAACCGACGACCTCGAGGTTATGAGGCTAATCCCGCGAATTCAAAAAACACCTTGTTTTGCCGATGTCTTTTGATCTTACTTCCCCCTTTGCGCGATTGCAAGTAGACGCAATGTTTGTCGGGTTTTGGTAGGTGTTGCCATATCGGGAGGAGCCAAAGGGGGAAGCGAGGAACGTACACGACTGCACCTGTACCACGAGAGTGTCACTTGGGTACATTCGGTAGATCTGCGAGTACCGGTTCTGGGACGCTGTGGTTGGTGAGGAATCGCCGCTCGGATACATTTCACCTGATTCCTACCCCCCTACCCCACCGGCAGTTACGTCGAGAAACGCAATTAGAAAAGGAGCATTTGATCAGGAGGTTGCTCGGTCGTGGCCCTTTTTTTTCCAAAATAGACCTCCATTTTTCCGAATTGATGGTCCGTAATCGCCATAAAACGGACCTGACCCTCGCTGGGTAAGGTCCGCGACAAATAGCGGCGGTGGGTCTCGCTTGCCTCTTCGCTCACACAATACCGGGCGTAAACCGAGTACTGCAGCATGGTAAACCCCCGCTCAAGCAGTGTCCGCCGAAACTCGGCATACGCCTTGCGGGCCGATTTGGTGGTAACCGGCAAATCGAACATCGCCACCAGCCACATAGCTCGGTACTTGGATAAGGGCATAGAGAATTGGCACCATACTCATAGAATCCTGCCATTCAGATCTTCTAGCCTAATCACTGAGTTCAGCAGTTGCGAAGCTAATTCCAGAGACTGTTCCAGCAATTGTGCAAAAACCAACACAACCGCATTAGGCGACTTAGTGAACCAGTTTCCATCATCTCATTCTTAGGACTGCGATAACCCAAGACTTTCGGACAGTGGCGGGAGCCGGAATAATGGTTCCCATAGGAGGTCCGAAATATGGACGAGCAAGCGAAGCGGCAGCGGCCGACGTATAGCGATGAGTTCAAGCGAGACGCGGTGCGACTGGTAGTTGAGGAAGGTTATTCGTTCAAGGCAGCCTGCGAGGCGGTGGGGGTATGCGATGCCACGCTGCGGGCCTGGCACGCCAAATTGGCTCCCCCGCCGGAGCCGTGCGGTGACGACGCCACGGTCGAGGAGATGCGAGCCGAGATCGCTCGGCTCCGCAAACAACTCAAGCGGACCGAACTGGAACGAGAAATCCTAAAAAAAGCCACGGCGTACTTTGCGAAGGAGTCGACATGAAGTACGCCTGGATTAGCGAGCACCGCGACTCCTTTCCGGTGGCCCTGATGTGCCAGCTCCTTCAGGTCAGTCGATCGGGCTACTACGACTCGGTCGACCGTCCGCGAAGTAAACGCTCCGAGCGGACGGCCAAGATTCACGAGTCCGTACGGCAGGTCTTCGAGGCAAGCGACACGATCTATGGTCCCCAGAAGATCGCTCACGAACTCCAGCAACACGAGGAGTTGGAGACGGCCTGTCGTAACACGGTGGCTTCTGCGATGAAAGAAATGGGCCTGAAAAGCCGAGTCCGTAAGCGGTTCACGCCGACGACGACCAAGGCGGATCCGTCCAAACAGCAAGCGCCGAACGTCTTGGATCGGGACTTCGATGCGGAGCGTCCGAACCAGAAATGGGTGACCGACATCACGTACTTGCCGACGCTGGCTGGTTGGGTGTACGTGGCGGTCGTCGTTGATCTGTTTAGCCGCAAGGTGGTAGGTTGGTCGATGAGTCATTCGCTGGCCACCCCGCTGGTGAGCGATGCGTTACGTCAAGCCATCGAGTCACGACAACCACGTACTGGCGAACTGCTGCATCACAGTGATCGCGGTTGTCAGTACACGAGTGAGAGCTATCAACGGACCTTGCAGACACTTGGCATCGAGTGTTCGATGAGCCGCCGGGGCAACTGCTACGACAACGCGGTTGCCGAGAGGTTCTTCTGGAGTCTGAAACATGAGTGGACGAAGCACTATGAGTACGCCGACCTTGAGTCAGCACGCCTGAGCGTGTTCAAGTACATTGACGTGTTCTATAATCGCCAGCGACTCCACCAGTCGCTCGGTTATAAAACCCCCGAAGCATTCGAAGCCGAATACGCCCCGGCCGTAGCGGCGTAATAGAAAATAGCCCCCGCCGCTGTCCGAAAGTCTTGGGCTATCGCAGACCACTGGATAGCTGTGTGTCGGGAATGCTCTGTATTTCGACGTACTCCTGGTGCGAATGCTCATCCATGCTGATGTCTAGCTGGTTTGAGCAAGACTTCACTGCGCATCTCCAATGCGCCACAGCGATGGAAGACTTGCGAGTTTCAATCATGACAAATCCTTTTTGGGTTTCGGCTCAACACCACCATGGCACTGGTAAACATTTTAGTCCCCATTGCATTCTACGATCATCACCGTAGAATGCAATGCACGCTCGCTGGCGATCATCCAAAAAATGATGTCTTAGCAAACCACTAAGGGCTCAGAAAACATTTTAGCTGTGGTTGGATTGGCTGTCGCTGCTCGGATACATCGGTTCCGGCAACCCAAAAACCAACTAATCGCCAGCGGGCGTCCATTTCCCCAGCGGCGAGATCGCAATCTTCATTGCCCCCATTTGGCGCAGCTTATCGACCGAAGCCCTAATACGAGCCCCTGGTATCTTCTTTCGAATGGTAATGGGACGAGCATCGCTGTGAGGCACAAACTCGATTTGTTGGCCTGAAATTACGGAGACTCGGAGTATTTGCGGTTCGGTGTCCCCTTCTCCGGGCAACAAGACATGCTCGCCATTGGCCAGAGAGAATACCGGCTTTTTCCCCGGTCCATGATCTCTTCTCACTACCGGTTCCCCAGCCGTATGTCGACGGACTGCTTCGAAACGAGAGACAATGTGCCCTTCCCATTTCTTGGGGGTTCCTTGTTTATCAAGAACGGCGGCAATCTCCATGTGGTGGTTATCTCCCGCAGCTACTCTCCGTTGGCGACTTCCCCTACCGATGGCTATGGTGGTGACGC containing:
- the cas2 gene encoding CRISPR-associated endonuclease Cas2, yielding MPLSKYRAMWLVAMFDLPVTTKSARKAYAEFRRTLLERGFTMLQYSVYARYCVSEEASETHRRYLSRTLPSEGQVRFMAITDHQFGKMEVYFGKKRATTEQPPDQMLLF
- a CDS encoding transposase — its product is MDEQAKRQRPTYSDEFKRDAVRLVVEEGYSFKAACEAVGVCDATLRAWHAKLAPPPEPCGDDATVEEMRAEIARLRKQLKRTELEREILKKATAYFAKEST
- a CDS encoding IS3 family transposase, producing the protein MKYAWISEHRDSFPVALMCQLLQVSRSGYYDSVDRPRSKRSERTAKIHESVRQVFEASDTIYGPQKIAHELQQHEELETACRNTVASAMKEMGLKSRVRKRFTPTTTKADPSKQQAPNVLDRDFDAERPNQKWVTDITYLPTLAGWVYVAVVVDLFSRKVVGWSMSHSLATPLVSDALRQAIESRQPRTGELLHHSDRGCQYTSESYQRTLQTLGIECSMSRRGNCYDNAVAERFFWSLKHEWTKHYEYADLESARLSVFKYIDVFYNRQRLHQSLGYKTPEAFEAEYAPAVAA